In the Pseudanabaena sp. PCC 7367 genome, one interval contains:
- a CDS encoding protein kinase domain-containing protein yields the protein MEFNLLNNRYKVLRVLGEGGFGQTFLAEDTQMPSRRQCVIKQLKPVTTNPQVEQIVQERFQREAAILETLGRGHPQIPELFAYFKENNQYYLVQEWVDGKTLSEKMMTEGLFSEATAAKMLQEILPVLNFMHGQGIVHRDIKPENIIIRRIDDKPVLIDFGAVRETMGTMVNSQGQTTSSIVIGTPGFMSSEQAAGRPVFSSDLYSLGLTLVYLTTGKMPQDLPTDPNTAEIVWRNYAPGLSPRFGQILDKSIQYHPRDRYHSAAEMLGDLQAGISESTVVSGGIAPTIAPASPYSGGVPPTIQQPPSPYPQQPPSPYPQQPQSPYPQQPPTPVPYQQPSSPYPQQPQSPYPQQPPSPYPQAQGTPPPYVPPTDQQTYQASTPPSSGGFPKLLMFIGAALVVAIGGGMWLARSGDDNSISTVTPASPSPTFTPIQSSPDPVNSPNPASNPSPDPAGAGPSTDTTTATTPNVSTADNYGAIARSPTSGYKGFSWNYSSRDGAEERALNECSSTSGSTDCEVLVWFRNACGAIAESDDGGAGTGWGVNEELAQQYAIESCEGIGSGCEVTRTICSGTE from the coding sequence ATGGAATTCAATCTTTTAAACAACCGTTACAAAGTGCTCAGGGTGCTGGGCGAAGGTGGGTTTGGGCAAACTTTTCTGGCAGAAGACACCCAAATGCCGTCCCGTCGTCAATGTGTGATCAAGCAGCTCAAACCAGTTACCACCAATCCCCAGGTAGAGCAGATTGTGCAAGAACGCTTCCAGCGCGAGGCAGCAATTTTAGAAACCCTGGGCCGTGGTCATCCCCAAATCCCAGAGCTATTTGCTTATTTCAAAGAGAATAATCAATATTATTTGGTGCAAGAATGGGTTGACGGTAAAACCCTGTCTGAAAAAATGATGACGGAAGGTCTATTTAGCGAAGCCACCGCCGCCAAAATGTTGCAGGAAATCCTGCCTGTGCTCAACTTCATGCATGGCCAGGGCATAGTCCACCGCGACATCAAGCCAGAAAACATTATTATCCGGCGCATTGATGACAAACCAGTTTTGATTGATTTTGGCGCGGTGCGGGAAACCATGGGCACAATGGTTAATTCGCAAGGTCAAACCACCAGCTCGATCGTGATTGGCACACCTGGCTTTATGTCATCGGAGCAGGCCGCCGGCAGACCTGTCTTTTCCAGCGATCTCTATAGCTTGGGCTTAACCCTGGTATATTTAACTACCGGTAAAATGCCCCAGGATTTACCCACCGATCCCAACACGGCGGAAATTGTCTGGCGCAACTATGCCCCTGGATTGAGCCCGCGTTTTGGGCAAATTCTAGATAAATCAATTCAATATCATCCCCGCGATCGCTATCATTCGGCAGCGGAGATGCTGGGTGATTTGCAAGCGGGAATTAGTGAATCGACTGTGGTTTCTGGTGGCATTGCCCCCACGATCGCCCCTGCTTCGCCCTATTCCGGTGGTGTACCGCCCACAATCCAGCAACCACCAAGCCCCTACCCACAGCAACCACCAAGCCCCTACCCACAGCAACCACAGAGTCCCTATCCCCAACAGCCACCTACCCCGGTGCCCTATCAACAGCCATCCAGTCCCTATCCGCAGCAACCACAGAGCCCTTACCCACAACAACCGCCCAGTCCTTATCCTCAGGCGCAAGGAACACCGCCGCCCTATGTACCACCGACAGATCAACAAACCTATCAGGCTTCAACACCGCCTAGCTCCGGTGGATTTCCCAAGTTATTGATGTTTATTGGTGCGGCACTGGTTGTGGCGATCGGTGGGGGGATGTGGTTGGCTCGCTCCGGTGATGACAATTCAATTTCTACGGTCACGCCAGCATCACCTAGCCCTACGTTTACGCCAATTCAAAGTTCCCCCGATCCAGTTAATTCGCCCAACCCTGCTTCCAACCCTAGCCCTGATCCTGCCGGTGCAGGGCCTTCGACCGATACAACTACTGCAACTACCCCCAATGTTTCTACCGCCGACAACTACGGCGCGATCGCCCGATCGCCAACCTCCGGTTATAAGGGTTTCTCCTGGAACTATAGCAGCCGTGATGGCGCAGAAGAACGCGCCCTGAATGAATGTAGTAGCACTTCTGGCTCTACCGATTGTGAAGTCCTGGTCTGGTTTCGCAATGCCTGCGGCGCGATCGCAGAGTCGGATGATGGCGGTGCTGGAACTGGTTGGGGTGTTAATGAGGAGCTGGCCCAGCAGTATGCGATCGAATCCTGTGAAGGGATTGGGTCTGGTTGTGAAGTCACGCGCACAATTTGTAGTGGTACTGAGTAG
- the ispG gene encoding (E)-4-hydroxy-3-methylbut-2-enyl-diphosphate synthase: MQTAPIEPIDRQQSAPAAAPLENLGTIQRRKTRPVKVGNVTIGGGYPVVVQSMINEDTLDIDGAVAGIRRLHEIGCEIMRVTVPSMAHARALAEIRTKLQRTYVNVPLVADVHHNGMKIALEVAKHVDKVRINPGLYVFEKPKDDRTEYTQAEFDEIGDKIRETLKPLVLSLKEQGKAMRIGVNHGSLAERMLFTYGDTPQGMVESALEFIRICEELDFRNLVISLKASRVPVMIAAYQLMARRMDQLGMDYPLHLGVTEAGDGEYGRIKSTAGIATLLAQGIGDTIRVSLTEAPEKEIPVCYGILQALGLRKTMVEYVACPSCGRTLFNLEEVLHKVRSATAHLTGLDIAVMGCIVNGPGEMADADYGYVGKTPGVISLYRGKEEIKRVPEEDGVAELIALIKDDDRWVEP; encoded by the coding sequence ATGCAGACAGCACCGATAGAACCCATAGATAGACAGCAATCTGCACCCGCTGCCGCGCCCCTCGAAAATTTGGGCACGATTCAACGCCGTAAAACTAGACCCGTGAAGGTGGGGAACGTCACGATCGGCGGCGGCTATCCGGTAGTCGTGCAATCGATGATCAACGAGGACACCCTCGATATTGATGGAGCTGTGGCCGGGATCAGAAGGCTCCATGAGATCGGCTGTGAAATTATGCGGGTGACAGTGCCTAGTATGGCTCATGCCCGCGCCCTGGCCGAAATTCGCACCAAGTTGCAGCGCACCTATGTGAATGTACCGTTGGTTGCCGATGTGCATCACAATGGCATGAAGATCGCCCTGGAAGTGGCTAAGCACGTTGATAAGGTGCGGATTAATCCTGGTTTGTATGTATTTGAAAAGCCCAAGGACGATCGCACTGAATATACCCAGGCCGAGTTTGACGAAATTGGCGACAAGATTCGGGAGACCCTCAAGCCGCTGGTGCTTTCGCTGAAGGAACAGGGCAAAGCAATGCGGATCGGGGTGAATCATGGCTCCCTGGCGGAAAGGATGCTGTTTACCTATGGCGATACGCCCCAGGGGATGGTGGAATCGGCGCTAGAATTTATCCGCATTTGCGAGGAACTGGATTTTCGCAATCTGGTAATCTCGCTCAAGGCTTCGCGGGTGCCGGTGATGATCGCGGCCTATCAGCTTATGGCACGGCGGATGGATCAATTGGGGATGGATTATCCCTTGCATCTGGGCGTAACTGAGGCTGGTGATGGTGAATATGGCCGGATTAAATCCACGGCTGGGATCGCTACGCTGCTGGCTCAGGGCATTGGCGATACGATCCGCGTTTCCCTCACCGAAGCACCAGAAAAGGAAATCCCGGTATGCTATGGCATTTTGCAAGCGCTGGGATTGCGCAAAACAATGGTGGAATATGTGGCCTGCCCGTCTTGTGGCCGTACTTTATTTAACCTGGAAGAAGTGCTGCATAAGGTGCGATCGGCGACGGCTCATTTAACTGGCCTGGATATTGCGGTGATGGGTTGTATTGTGAACGGCCCTGGCGAAATGGCGGATGCGGATTATGGCTATGTGGGCAAGACCCCTGGGGTGATTTCACTCTATCGCGGCAAGGAAGAGATCAAGCGCGTCCCCGAAGAAGATGGCGTGGCGGAGTTGATTGCTTTGATCAAAGATGACGATCGCTGGGTCGAGCCTTAA